The sequence TCACAGATAACATGAATTGCATATAGTACAAGATTAATAGCTTGAATTCATGACTAATATTTACATTTTACTTGGAGATGGAAGGTTCACCATTTAGCTTCATCATCAGTAACTACTACCACTGTTATGGAATCAATTCTTTTTCAATTGTGTAAGCTTATATACTGAACTAGCATCAAATTTATGTACCTTATTTGTGGCTACCTAATATGTTATAATCTTGTACACATAGGACTAATGAGGAACCAATCTTAAGCGGTCATCTTCTTCAAATGTTGGCCAAAACAACGAGGACAATGCCTCTTTAAGAGGTGAAATTAAGAAACTGAAGGACCAGGTTGGTACGCAGAACAAcatgaaagaaaaacttcttcagATGGAGAAAACTGTAGATGAGATGAAAAAGGCTAGCGAAGAATCAGAAAAAGATAGATGCCTTAGTGCTACTATTATCTGGTCAGGTATGTGTCCATAAATATTTTTGGCAGTCTATTATCTAGAATCTTAAAGCTTTCTCGGGCATGTATGAGCATATCCATAAATATTTTTGAAAGTGTACTATCTAGAATCATAAGTTTTCTTAACTGCATTTTATTTTGTAGAGCGTCCTCCCACATCCAGAGCCGTAGATTTATGATCTTGCTACACGAATCCAAGATAATGTTTTAATCTTTATAAGTACAAATGTCTGTGCATAGTTCTATACCTTTATTCATAAAATTATAGTTGCTTATAAACCACTAAACATATTCCCCTTGCTGCAATATATTAGAAAGACGATGGCATAATTGTTTAGTTACTCTGGATGAACATCATGGATTATGGTGATGATTGCAGACACATTTATTATTTTAGCTGTCACGGCACAGATTTGCATTATCGCTAGAAAATAGCTTGCCAATGATCTTAATAGTTGCATACACCAGTGGATGGTTTTATATATGCATGTTGAGTTATAAGGAAATTTTGAAATGGGTGTACTGGTTTCGGACTATTCTGGGTTTCTTGCTCTTTTTTTTCTGTCATGGATTGAATTTATGATAACTAGATATCTGTATTTGTTTGAATCTATAGGTGCACGTAGGAGAATATAATGAACGTTGTATTCAGTAGATGTTTTCTTATGTTATTTAACATTGATATCAAATTTGGTGTTTACATTTTGCAGGTTAATTTCATTGAAAGATATTAAGTTCCAGGCTATGTTGGAAGATGTATGTTGATTAACTTGGAAGTAAGGATCTATCTGTGCTAATTGGTGTACTTTGGTTTTCCATGCTCAAtttgaattttctcttgaaacttGTATCCGATTCGAAACGGAAACGGTTTAGTATCAcgctttatttgcttttgttgaatGTAATCAATCAGATAACCATGATTAGTATCGATCAGCTTTTAAACAGCTGCAACGAAATCTATGGCAAATGATCTTGGATCAGCACCAACGGACAAAAACTGTGACTAACATAGTGGCTAATAACCACGTAGTGTGACATCCATCTAGTAAATAGCCACGGCTACGCGCGTGGTAAATGCTGTTAAACTAGTAGCCACGCACAAAAACACTGGCTGACATCGTGGCAAATAGTATTAGCCACAGGCCTATTTGTCACGTAGAGCTGGCCGTGGAAGATTATCTTTTGCCACGGATTTTTGATCAACTGCCACGGTTCTTTGGCGTCACTAAATCTCTGTATTTTTGTAGTGAGGGCTTCGATTGAAGCGACTAAtccaacacctgcggaggtaaggattataATCTTACCTTAGTGTTTATAGATTCCTTAGTATTTTGCCCTTGATCCTTAGCCTGCGCACATGTTCTTCTACAGTTTCCAAGAAGAAAGGCAAGTTGAAGGCTGTGATCGATGTTGAAGAATCCGATGAGGATCCTAAGGCTGTTGGGGAAGAGCCGGATAACGAGGACATGGAGGATGTCGAGGAAACTTCCCTTAGTCCACATTTAGATGATATTGAGAAAGATTTTTCCAAAGATATCCCTAGTCATATCCGTGATGGTTCTATGGAAGGTGATATCCTTCATGCTGATGGCGGTTCTCCATTGATGAGCCAAGTTAGTACCCAAGTTGCAACTCCTGCTCCGCTGCCGAAGGTACCTGCGTTTTCTCCTCCTAGTGATTTGCAGCCTGTTGCTTTGGCTACTACTAGTGACGTGGTGATATCCTCCAAGAGTCTTCCATCTTTTCCTGCCACTTCGCTCCATTCGAGTTGTTCGTTTGCGAAGAGTGTAGCTCCGATTGTGAGGGTTAGTAGCTCAGActctcagccgaagaagaaggttatgATTTCACTTGCCAACTTCTCCTTCAATGATATGCCCACTTCATTAGGAagtgctcagtctgtttctactgcccctgttAGCAAAGTTGTTGGTCCCCCACCTTCGTCACCGGATAGGACTGTACTGGGTAATATTCCTTCTTCTGGTGACATGGACTTAGGTGGTGCTCCTAGTCAAGATTTTTCTTCGGTTCCCAGCTCGTCCACCATGTCGTCTCTTcatcgtggtgagggttcagtTCTTGTGCCCCATGCTCGCTCTCAAGCGACTGGTGGGTGTCAACTGATCTTGAGAAGGGTAAGTTACCTGAGAGCTTGAGTCTTGGGATCTCCGACGATGCTattcttgaatccatacttcggGATTCTAAGGGTCCTTTTGctgctgaggttgatcgtcatcaACTGACTGATTCTTTGGGGATTGCTTCGAGGTTGGATACTTTAGATGCTCAGTATCAAATGGCTAAGGATCTATTCTTCGATCCAGACTTCCTTCGCTCTAGTCAGAGTTTTGGTGAAGTCCACAGGGGTagtatccaagagatggaggctttcatggatacctacgctGATTTCCTTCCTCACATTTCCTTGTTATCGGTAAGTAGCTTTCTTCTTACTTCTACGCACCTTTAGCTAGAACCTTTGCTTGTTCTTATGCTCCGCTGTTTGCATCTTTTCAAACAAATCGATGCTGGATGTactttgttcaatttctatagggataagtgtactcacttgagtgctctGCTGGAGTGTGACCGCCAACATTATGCCTTTGTTAGCACACTTCATCCTTCTCCTGGTGATGCTACTTCTGTCGCCAGGGTATCTTCGTTGGAGAACAATCTGAGGAAGGCTCAGAGGTCCTTAGAATCCTATTTGCTAGCTCTTTAGAAATCCAACAAAGCTGTGAAGGTTGCTGAGGAGGGACACAGATCTGCTGATTCTGCTTTGGCTGTTGAATCCTCCAAAGTCATAGGTTCGTTCCTTCTCCTCCTTaagctttgtttttattttttcctggTAGTCTAGTCTCGAGAGAACCTACGCATGCCATCTGGTAGCACATCTTCGGGAGAAGGTATccaagttaacctccgatgtttggtattaccAGAAGAAGTTTGATAGGTTGATGAACGTGACTGTTCATAATGAAGCCCAAATCTCCCTTGAGTCTACTCATAACTCAGACCTTGTGAAGAAGATGTCTTTGCTCCGTAAAGAATGTGACaaaacctcaagtggaaagaggctctcattttaaagcaaaaagaggatattgcctCAGTTGAGTAACGTCTCTCAACCCAAGAGATTATCGGCAAAAAGTATCATgcagattttgaagatgcttgcgcttccttagctaaggtaACAGCCGAACGCAATGTATTGTCCTCTGAGgtttgttctcttaagaacaaacttagtGAGGTTTCTTCGAAGACCTCCTCCATGTCTCATGCGTCTATGGTCAAGAGATTGGAATAATTAGAGAATGTTTACCAGGTCTTGTCTTCTGAAAATGCctcgctccggatagatgttgaaGATCTCCGGACCGAACTTGATACTCTAGTAGAGGATCTTAATGCTGCTGAGGAAGAATTTTCCGAAgcccaacatagtttagaagattcCCTTAGCCATTTCGGAGGTAGCATAGGACCTTCCTATTCCCGTAGCCTCCTTCATTCCCTGTTACgttttgatctctgtaccttggtagctattactataaaggaggaattcagaataataatagacgagaaacttagaaaacagaacataagtattaattcgaagaaaatatcttctctagatgaTGAACAAGAAAAATATTATAATTCTCTcattgttacgctcacaatcttctctaaacaatgtgaaaatgcgggggtctaacaaccacacccaacaattcgtttggaaatctgagaggacttactccaatacactttctagagagtaactagacagtc comes from Papaver somniferum cultivar HN1 chromosome 7, ASM357369v1, whole genome shotgun sequence and encodes:
- the LOC113293098 gene encoding uncharacterized protein LOC113293098; amino-acid sequence: MEDVEETSLSPHLDDIEKDFSKDIPSHIRDGSMEGDILHADGGSPLMSQVSTQVATPAPLPKVPAFSPPSDLQPVALATTSDVVISSKSLPSFPATSLHSSCSFAKSVAPIVRVSSSDSQPKKKVMISLANFSFNDMPTSLGSAQSVSTAPVSKVVGPPPSSPDRTVLGNIPSSGDMDLGGAPSQDFSSVPSSSTMSSLHRGEGSVLVPHARSQATGGCQLILRRVSYLRA